In Camelus dromedarius isolate mCamDro1 chromosome 4, mCamDro1.pat, whole genome shotgun sequence, the DNA window TCATGCTCACCGCTGGACTCGTAGGATTCTTCTTTGTCTACTGCCTCCTGGTGCACCAGGTCAGGCTTGGCCACCTTCTCCTTGACTTCTGTCTCACTAACTTTGGTGCCTTCTTTCACGTGGCCAGACTCAACTCCCATAAATGCATCTGCCTCCTGAGGTGCTGCAGATGAGGGTGTGAGGTCCTGGGTAGCCTCAAGTTTCAGCTCTGTTGCTTTTACCGCATCTACGTTTAGCCCTGAGGCCATTTGTCCAAAGTCACTGATTTTAACATCTAATTGACCCTGGTCAGCTTTCTTTGCAGCAAAATCTAGTTCCGGTTCAGCTTTTTTAGGTGGTTCAACCTCAGCTGCCTCTGGCACTGAACTAagaactttctctgctttctcagccacGAGAGGTGATGCATCTTTTGATACAGTCAGTTCTTTGGCTGACAATTCCTGGAGGGTTACTCCTAACTCAAAAGTTTCAACTTTATCCCCCGCCTCTTCCATTTCCTTGTCATGTTCTTTTGAATCAGTATGTTCTTCACTTTTTTCCAGCACAGTATCCAGCTTATCATTAGCTTTCCTCTCCTGATCAGGCTCCCTACCCAGTCCTGATTTGTCACCAGAGATATGTGGGGATGTGTCTTTCTCAGCACTGAACTCATCTTTGACTCTTCCAGCAGCTGCCAGTTTGACTTCAATCAATGAAAGATCTGTGGCCAAATCTCTCCGCACTTTATCATCAGTGCCTTCGTAAAAGGATCCACTCTCCCCAGATAAATTCTCACTGTCTTGGACAGGTGATGGGAGTGGGACTGtgtatttattgaacacacaGTAGCCCAGGTCCTCAAGCTGACTGTCAGTTTTAACAATGACATGGTTCTCATCAGTGACAGGGGGCAAGCCAGTGCTGCTCTCCTCCACTACAGTCTCTGATGGGACTGACTTCCTCCTGGCAACCTCAGCATCCGCACTCACAGAAGCTAATCTTGACCTTGTGCCTGCCAGATCCAGCATTTCAGGCAGGTCAGGGGCCATGACAGTGCCGTTTTTGTAATAATCTTTGGCTAGGAAAGGTGACTCACATGTTGTCTCCACTTGGGTACTTTCCTCTCCTGGAGCTTTCTCTCCCTCTAtctgctctttttcttctttgctttctgttGGGAAGCAAGGGGCTTTGTCCACTGCAGGTGTTGTGGCTGGAAGGTAATCGTCCCCTTCGTCCATGCTTCCACTAGTGTTGGTTAGAATATCAGAGGCCAGTGGAGAAAGATCGTGCCCCCGACCAAAGTTAAATCCAAGGGCGATGGAATCCAGGCAAGACATGGGCAAATTGATTGACATGCTTCTTTGTTCAATTGCAGACCTACCACCAAGTCCTAAACTCCTGCTTAGTGTCAAATCGTCCTTATTCTTACTGTGGAGATCCCTTTTCTCCCCATACACTTTTGGATCAATAGTGAACATTCTTTCTTGAGGAGAACTGGGTTCTTCAGGTAACTCAGATGGATAACTTTGTGCAAGAGTGCTATACCCTGCCTCTTGTGCTGGAACGCTGGGCTGGGATTCTCTATCTGCCGGAAGACCCTTGTCGCCATTTTTATACGTGGGAGACACGGTATCAAAAGACTCTTGGGCACTTTCTCTTGTGTCACTCAGTTCATAGTAATCACTGCCTGGCTGGATGCTTTTTGTCACTTCTTCTTTCAAAGCAGATGTTTCAAAGTACTTGGACATTCCTGACTTATCTTCATAAAATGGCATGTCAAGCTCAGCTGATGTTACAGCTCCAACGGCTTCAACTTTACTGTCTTTGTCAGCAACTTTTTCTTCAAAAGGCTCCTGGGCTGCACTCTTTTCACTCAGTGCAGCTGGTTCGGTCACGACTGTCTCCAGTGTCTTATAGGTCATGGTTGAATCAGTAACTGCTTGCTCTAAACTTACAGGGAATGAGTCCTGTTTTGATATATCTGTGGTAGGTTCCTGGCCTTTCTGGTCTACTTTTGAGTAAGTGTGCTCTGTGGAGGGCTGAATTacacctgtttcttcatctgtcaattTTGGGGGTTCGCTCTCTTTAGGTGTGGCTTCTTTGTCAGATACGGTTGGTATTTCTTCGAGTTTTAGGTGAGGTTCCTTTTCAGTAAGTGTAGGTTCCTGTCCAATGAGGGTGGGAGTCTCTTTTATCTGCATACTCTCTTGCTTTATTGCCCCTTTCTCTTCTAAAACTCTCTCTGGGACACATTCTTCCACAATTGAAATGTGAGCATCTTTGGGTGAGGTAATTGCCTCTGAGGCTGGTGCTTCTGTCATTTTGTCAGGTTGATCCTTCTGGAGCTCTTCAACTTTAGAACTATCTTTGGTTGTCCCTAGGATACCAGTTTCTTCCAGAGATTTTTTGTCATCCAGCTGTAATAGGGCAGGGGCAAAGGGTGATGCTTCTGCAATGACTTCATTTTTCACAACACCTAAAGGAAGAGTGAAGCTTCCACCCTGAAAGGGACTTGGCATGGGAGAATCAAATTGTTTCCCTTCCCATTTTGGGATATCCTCCAGTACGTCTTTTTCCTTCATGGGTGTGAGGGGGCCAGGAGATACTGGAGCAACTAAACCCCACTCATCCTTTTTGGCTTCCACTGGCATTTGGATGAACCAGTCCTTTTGCTCTTTTGCAGCTGGGGGCTCTGCAGGAAGGCCAATATCAGGTACCCCTAGGCTtggttctgtcttctgtttcaTGTCTTCTAGGCTGGCTTCGAGACTGTGCCCAAACAGAGTGGGTGGTGCTTGCTCTTCTCCTGTGCCTTGCACGTCCTTTTTTTCGGGGGAAGTTTCAGTTGTCTCAGGCTGAGAAACTAAGGCAGCATGTTTAAGGTCTTCACCAGGcttactttctttctctgactcctcttccttcttgtctAATGGCTCGGCTGGAGAGGGAGTCAATTCCTGTTGATCTGGGAACTCCATCTTCGAGGCTGTAAGTAAACCTGAAGTAATTGGgttgatttttaaacaaataataggCAAGTGCTTTCAGGCAGTAAGcttaaaatcatattttgaaatgacaaaTGAATGGTAGGGTATAAAGAAAAACTATGAAACATGCACGCATGCTACTTATCTaaaaatcaatatgaaaatgTCAGGACTGAGATTTATTTGTATGATTGCTAAAATGAATTGCCATCATGAATTAATGTGTACAGGAATTGTAATAAGAGTACATTTTgagtaatctttttttctttgtttggtcTCTCTAAACAGTATGTGATGTGTACCatagtagaaaaaaatttcatgtgccttctaaaaattacaaattaaagaaTACTGAATATATAACCAATGTTAGGGTACAAAAAATCTATATACTGATCTAAATATGGAAAGGAATTGATTTCTACTGAAATCAATGAagcatttgttttctcatttaaaagtgaatcgGCAGGCCATGGGCAGAAGccaattaatttataataatatgtGTTAAATAGTTTCAGTTAACTTAATCAACAAATGCCAGGACCAATTTTCTGGGCACTGAAAGGTTACTAGAATAAAGTTTTAGAAGTCATCAGAGATTAAACGTCgttaatacaaataaatgttatTGACTTTATATGATATGACCTAAATATTGACAAGTCAATTTCTACCACATCTCAAAAAATTCTTAAGTCCTAATCATTACTTAGTGTGTATGGTAGATGtgagaaaatctgaatatactGTTAATACTGGGAAGTCATGTGagtaacatgattttaaaaagacattaaaatatctTTCTCTCCTTGAAATGACCTCCTTCCTTGGAACATGACCAACTAGTTAGTGAAGCACTGACCAGTCCTGGCTTTGGAGATGCTTCACAGAAATTAAATgactcttttaaattttaatctgatCATCAATCCAAAAGGCTTCAGAGTCTCACTTGTCTCTTAACGTCAAAGTTATTCATTGTGGTCACTAAGGCTAAATGTAGTTATCTGaaaaagatttggggaaaaataataaaattcaatcaTCTCTCGAAGAGCAAGTGTATGGGTCATAATTATCTTAGATACTTGTGTGTCCTGTTGTCACAACAGAAAGGAAATACATTATGAACTTTGTAGCAAAGGTTAGATGAATGAAAACTCAAGAGATATGGTGATGATCAAAGGTGTTGGCTGCCATGGAAAGGAAATGATATGAGAAGCATCAGCAGGAGCTTTTAAGGAAACCAAACCAGTATTCATTGAAGCATAAAAAAATACAGCACATTGCGgttgcaaacaaaaacaattcgACCACTGAAGCCTGTATGTGCCAAAATTCAACTCTACGATTTGAAAGAAAGCATATGAATTGCTGTCCCccctcaaataaaaagaaaaatatacatgtattagCAATGTGACTGGCAAACATTTgagatgggggcggggggcgggggaggcgggaAAAAAAGCTCACACAGCGTCATCAGCCTGGCTGCAAAGCGTATTGTATCATGGCAAAGTCAAACCAGGAATCGGCTGCAGCAGTGGAAAACCAAGCTGCCACACAGCACCTGCATAAGCCACACTGTCTGCTCATTAAGTCTAAAAACAGTGGTCTTGGCATCATGAGAAGACCCAGCGATGGAACAGCATTGGAAAGGCATCAGGTTGGTAAGCTGCTGGAGAGATCATTTGCAACAAAACACATGCAGATCCTAAGAAAGACACACCTTCCCTGGCAGAGGAAGGGGTTTTTACTTCTGCAGACACCTCCGTGACCTCTTTTACACTTTCCTCCTGGGGGGCCCCTGCTGGGGCACTCTCTTCAGGAACTATTTGGGCCTCCGTACTAGACTCCACTTGGCCCTCACTGAGGCCCTTGTGTTGGTCTGAGGCCTTGGCAGCCCCACACTCTTTCCCAGGAAGAGTGGCAGGTTTCTCTTCCTCAGCCATTGGACTCTCTAGCGCTTCTTCTTCTTAGGGATGAAAAAGATGTTGACATCATGACCACAGAACAACACACGAAACaacagaaatattatttaatgaacaCTTTCAGCTCCATTATATTGACCTCACGAGAACCTCTTTTACCATTTGGATGAGCAAATTAATATCCTAATACAATGGACATTATGTATTGTTCGCAAAATTAGTACGTATAATCTGCTAATAACGATGCCTTTTAACGTCTCATTAAAaggctatttattttaaaacgtGAGAGCTGAAAGGGTTTTATTGCTCTGTTACCCTCAGTGCAAATGGCAGTAAGTTATACACATGTGGAAAGCTTGCTGGAAATAAGAAATGGGGCTGCCGGATAACAGATGGTTGTGAAAAGATA includes these proteins:
- the MAP2 gene encoding microtubule-associated protein 2 isoform X16 yields the protein MADDRKDEAKAPHWTSAQLTEASAHPHPPEIKDQGGAGEGLVRSANGFPYREDEEGAFGEHESQGTYSDTKENGINGELTSADRETAEAKLSKEVSARIVQVVTAEAVAVLKGEQEKEAQHKDQPAALPLAAEETANLPPSPPPSPASEQTVAVEEEEEALESPMAEEEKPATLPGKECGAAKASDQHKGLSEGQVESSTEAQIVPEESAPAGAPQEESVKEVTEVSAEVKTPSSAREGLLTASKMEFPDQQELTPSPAEPLDKKEEESEKESKPGEDLKHAALVSQPETTETSPEKKDVQGTGEEQAPPTLFGHSLEASLEDMKQKTEPSLGVPDIGLPAEPPAAKEQKDWFIQMPVEAKKDEWGLVAPVSPGPLTPMKEKDVLEDIPKWEGKQFDSPMPSPFQGGSFTLPLGVVKNEVIAEASPFAPALLQLDDKKSLEETGILGTTKDSSKVEELQKDQPDKMTEAPASEAITSPKDAHISIVEECVPERVLEEKGAIKQESMQIKETPTLIGQEPTLTEKEPHLKLEEIPTVSDKEATPKESEPPKLTDEETGVIQPSTEHTYSKVDQKGQEPTTDISKQDSFPVSLEQAVTDSTMTYKTLETVVTEPAALSEKSAAQEPFEEKVADKDSKVEAVGAVTSAELDMPFYEDKSGMSKYFETSALKEEVTKSIQPGSDYYELSDTRESAQESFDTVSPTYKNGDKGLPADRESQPSVPAQEAGYSTLAQSYPSELPEEPSSPQERMFTIDPKVYGEKRDLHSKNKDDLTLSRSLGLGGRSAIEQRSMSINLPMSCLDSIALGFNFGRGHDLSPLASDILTNTSGSMDEGDDYLPATTPAVDKAPCFPTESKEEKEQIEGEKAPGEESTQVETTCESPFLAKDYYKNGTVMAPDLPEMLDLAGTRSRLASVSADAEVARRKSVPSETVVEESSTGLPPVTDENHVIVKTDSQLEDLGYCVFNKYTVPLPSPVQDSENLSGESGSFYEGTDDKVRRDLATDLSLIEVKLAAAGRVKDEFSAEKDTSPHISGDKSGLGREPDQERKANDKLDTVLEKSEEHTDSKEHDKEMEEAGDKVETFELGVTLQELSAKELTVSKDASPLVAEKAEKVLSSVPEAAEVEPPKKAEPELDFAAKKADQGQLDVKISDFGQMASGLNVDAVKATELKLEATQDLTPSSAAPQEADAFMGVESGHVKEGTKVSETEVKEKVAKPDLVHQEAVDKEESYESSGEHESLTMESLKADEGKKETSPESSLIQDEIAIKLSVEIPCAPAVSEADLAPDEKADVQMEFIQPPKEETKETPDISVTPSDAAEPLPEAAGAEPAEAPSEEEEIEAQGEYDKLLFRSDTLQITDLGVPGVREEFVETCPGEHKGVIESVVTIEDDFITVVQTTTDEGESGSHSVRFAALEQPEVERRPSPRAEEELEVEEAAEAQAEPKEGSPEAPASPEREEVALSEYKTETYDDYKDETTIDDSIMDADSLWVDTQDDDRSIMTEQLETIPKEEKAEKEARRPSLEKHRKEKPFKTGRGRISTPERKIAKKEPSTVSRDEVRRKKAVYKKAELAKKTEVQAHSPSRKFILKPAIKYTRPTHLSCVKRKTTAGGESAQAPSVFKQAKDKVSDGVTKSPEKRSSLPRPSSILPPRRGVSGDRDENSFSLNSSISSSARRTTRSEPIRRAGKSGTSTPTTPGSTAITPGTPPSYSSRTPGTPGTPSYPRTPHTPGTPKSAILVPSEKKVAIIRTPPKSPATPKQLRLINQPLPDLKNVKSKIGSTDNIKYQPKGGQVQIVTKKIDLSHVTSKCGSLKNIRHRPGGGRVKIESVKLDFKEKAQAKVGSLDNAHHVPGGGNVKIDSQKLNFREHAKARVDHGAEIITQSPGRSSVASPRRLSNVSSSGSINLLESPQLATLAEDVTAALAKQGL
- the MAP2 gene encoding microtubule-associated protein 2 isoform X1 — protein: MADDRKDEAKAPHWTSAQLTEASAHPHPPEIKDQGGAGEGLVRSANGFPYREDEEGAFGEHESQGTYSDTKENGINGELTSADRETAEAKLSKEVSARIVQVVTAEAVAVLKGEQEKEAQHKDQPAALPLAAEETANLPPSPPPSPASEQTVAVEEEEEALESPMAEEEKPATLPGKECGAAKASDQHKGLSEGQVESSTEAQIVPEESAPAGAPQEESVKEVTEVSAEVKTPSSAREGLLTASKMEFPDQQELTPSPAEPLDKKEEESEKESKPGEDLKHAALVSQPETTETSPEKKDVQGTGEEQAPPTLFGHSLEASLEDMKQKTEPSLGVPDIGLPAEPPAAKEQKDWFIQMPVEAKKDEWGLVAPVSPGPLTPMKEKDVLEDIPKWEGKQFDSPMPSPFQGGSFTLPLGVVKNEVIAEASPFAPALLQLDDKKSLEETGILGTTKDSSKVEELQKDQPDKMTEAPASEAITSPKDAHISIVEECVPERVLEEKGAIKQESMQIKETPTLIGQEPTLTEKEPHLKLEEIPTVSDKEATPKESEPPKLTDEETGVIQPSTEHTYSKVDQKGQEPTTDISKQDSFPVSLEQAVTDSTMTYKTLETVVTEPAALSEKSAAQEPFEEKVADKDSKVEAVGAVTSAELDMPFYEDKSGMSKYFETSALKEEVTKSIQPGSDYYELSDTRESAQESFDTVSPTYKNGDKGLPADRESQPSVPAQEAGYSTLAQSYPSELPEEPSSPQERMFTIDPKVYGEKRDLHSKNKDDLTLSRSLGLGGRSAIEQRSMSINLPMSCLDSIALGFNFGRGHDLSPLASDILTNTSGSMDEGDDYLPATTPAVDKAPCFPTESKEEKEQIEGEKAPGEESTQVETTCESPFLAKDYYKNGTVMAPDLPEMLDLAGTRSRLASVSADAEVARRKSVPSETVVEESSTGLPPVTDENHVIVKTDSQLEDLGYCVFNKYTVPLPSPVQDSENLSGESGSFYEGTDDKVRRDLATDLSLIEVKLAAAGRVKDEFSAEKDTSPHISGDKSGLGREPDQERKANDKLDTVLEKSEEHTDSKEHDKEMEEAGDKVETFELGVTLQELSAKELTVSKDASPLVAEKAEKVLSSVPEAAEVEPPKKAEPELDFAAKKADQGQLDVKISDFGQMASGLNVDAVKATELKLEATQDLTPSSAAPQEADAFMGVESGHVKEGTKVSETEVKEKVAKPDLVHQEAVDKEESYESSGEHESLTMESLKADEGKKETSPESSLIQDEIAIKLSVEIPCAPAVSEADLAPDEKADVQMEFIQPPKEETKETPDISVTPSDAAEPLPEAAGAEPAEAPSEEEEIEAQGEYDKLLFRSDTLQITDLGVPGVREEFVETCPGEHKGVIESVVTIEDDFITVVQTTTDEGESGSHSVRFAALEQPEVERRPSPRAEEELEVEEAAEAQAEPKEGSPEAPASPEREEVALSEYKTETYDDYKDETTIDDSIMDADSLWVDTQDDDRSIMTEQLETIPKEEKAEKEARRPSLEKHRKEKPFKTGRGRISTPERKIAKKEPSTVSRDEVRRKKAVYKKAELAKKTEVQAHSPSRKFILKPAIKYTRPTHLSCVKRKTTAAGGESAQAPSVFKQAKDKVSNSTLSKIPALQGNTKSPRCSSASPSTTKRATFSDSLLIQPSSAGSTDRLPYSESGNKDGVTKSPEKRSSLPRPSSILPPRRGVSGDRDENSFSLNSSISSSARRTTRSEPIRRAGKSGTSTPTTPGSTAITPGTPPSYSSRTPGTPGTPSYPRTPHTPGTPKSAILVPSEKKVAIIRTPPKSPATPKQLRLINQPLPDLKNVKSKIGSTDNIKYQPKGGQVRILNKKIDFSKVQSRCGSKDNIKHSAGGGNVQIVTKKIDLSHVTSKCGSLKNIRHRPGGGRVKIESVKLDFKEKAQAKVGSLDNAHHVPGGGNVKIDSQKLNFREHAKARVDHGAEIITQSPGRSSVASPRRLSNVSSSGSINLLESPQLATLAEDVTAALAKQGL
- the MAP2 gene encoding microtubule-associated protein 2 isoform X38, whose product is MADDRKDEAKAPHWTSAQLTEASAHPHPPEIKDQGGAGEGLVRSANGFPYREDEEGAFGEHESQGTYSDTKENGINGELTSADRETAEEVSARIVQVVTAEAVAVLKGEQEKEAQHKDQPAALPLAEETANLPPSPPPSPASEQTVAVEEEEEALESPMAEEEKPATLPGKECGAAKASDQHKGLSEGQVESSTEAQIVPEESAPAGAPQEESVKEVTEVSAEVKTPSSAREGLLTASKMEFPDQQELTPSPAEPLDKKEEESEKESKPGEDLKHAALVSQPETTETSPEKKDVQGTGEEQAPPTLFGHSLEASLEDMKQKTEPSLGVPDIGLPAEPPAAKEQKDWFIQMPVEAKKDEWGLVAPVSPGPLTPMKEKDVLEDIPKWEGKQFDSPMPSPFQGGSFTLPLGVVKNEVIAEASPFAPALLQLDDKKSLEETGILGTTKDSSKVEELQKDQPDKMTEAPASEAITSPKDAHISIVEECVPERVLEEKGAIKQESMQIKETPTLIGQEPTLTEKEPHLKLEEIPTVSDKEATPKESEPPKLTDEETGVIQPSTEHTYSKVDQKGQEPTTDISKQDSFPVSLEQAVTDSTMTYKTLETVVTEPAALSEKSAAQEPFEEKVADKDSKVEAVGAVTSAELDMPFYEDKSGMSKYFETSALKEEVTKSIQPGSDYYELSDTRESAQESFDTVSPTYKNGDKGLPADRESQPSVPAQEAGYSTLAQSYPSELPEEPSSPQERMFTIDPKVYGEKRDLHSKNKDDLTLSRSLGLGGRSAIEQRSMSINLPMSCLDSIALGFNFGRGHDLSPLASDILTNTSGSMDEGDDYLPATTPAVDKAPCFPTESKEEKEQIEGEKAPGEESTQVETTCESPFLAKDYYKNGTVMAPDLPEMLDLAGTRSRLASVSADAEVARRKSVPSETVVEESSTGLPPVTDENHVIVKTDSQLEDLGYCVFNKYTVPLPSPVQDSENLSGESGSFYEGTDDKVRRDLATDLSLIEVKLAAAGRVKDEFSAEKDTSPHISGDKSGLGREPDQERKANDKLDTVLEKSEEHTDSKEHDKEMEEAGDKVETFELGVTLQELSAKELTVSKDASPLVAEKAEKVLSSVPEAAEVEPPKKAEPELDFAAKKADQGQLDVKISDFGQMASGLNVDAVKATELKLEATQDLTPSSAAPQEADAFMGVESGHVKEGTKVSETEVKEKVAKPDLVHQEAVDKEESYESSGEHESLTMESLKADEGKKETSPESSLIQDEIAIKLSVEIPCAPAVSEADLAPDEKADVQMEFIQPPKEETKETPDISVTPSDAAEPLPEAAGAEPAEAPSEEEEIEAQGEYDKLLFRSDTLQITDLGVPGVREEFVETCPGEHKGVIESVVTIEDDFITVVQTTTDEGESGSHSVRFAALEQPEVERRPSPRAEEELEVEEAAEAQAEPKEGSPEAPASPEREEVALSEYKTETYDDYKDETTIDDSIMDADSLWVDTQDDDRSIMTEQLETIPKEEKAEKEARRPSLEKHRKEKPFKTGRGRISTPERKIAKKEPSTVSRDEVRRKKVYKKAELAKKTEVQAHSPSRKFILKPAIKYTRPTHLSCVKRKTTAAGGESAQAPSVFKQAKDKVSDGVTKSPEKRSSLPRPSSILPPRRGVSGDRDENSFSLNSSISSSARRTTRSEPIRRAGKSGTSTPTTPGSTAITPGTPPSYSSRTPGTPGTPSYPRTPHTPGTPKSAILVPSEKKVAIIRTPPKSPATPKQLRLINQPLPDLKNVKSKIGSTDNIKYQPKGGQVQIVTKKIDLSHVTSKCGSLKNIRHRPGGGRVKIESVKLDFKEKAQAKVGSLDNAHHVPGGGNVKIDSQKLNFREHAKARVDHGAEIITQSPGRSSVASPRRLSNVSSSGSINLLESPQLATLAEDVTAALAKQGL
- the MAP2 gene encoding microtubule-associated protein 2 isoform X11, coding for MADDRKDEAKAPHWTSAQLTEASAHPHPPEIKDQGGAGEGLVRSANGFPYREDEEGAFGEHESQGTYSDTKENGINGELTSADRETAEAKLSKEVSARIVQVVTAEAVAVLKGEQEKEAQHKDQPAALPLAAEETANLPPSPPPSPASEQTVAVEEEEEALESPMAEEEKPATLPGKECGAAKASDQHKGLSEGQVESSTEAQIVPEESAPAGAPQEESVKEVTEVSAEVKTPSSAREGLLTASKMEFPDQQELTPSPAEPLDKKEEESEKESKPGEDLKHAALVSQPETTETSPEKKDVQGTGEEQAPPTLFGHSLEASLEDMKQKTEPSLGVPDIGLPAEPPAAKEQKDWFIQMPVEAKKDEWGLVAPVSPGPLTPMKEKDVLEDIPKWEGKQFDSPMPSPFQGGSFTLPLGVVKNEVIAEASPFAPALLQLDDKKSLEETGILGTTKDSSKVEELQKDQPDKMTEAPASEAITSPKDAHISIVEECVPERVLEEKGAIKQESMQIKETPTLIGQEPTLTEKEPHLKLEEIPTVSDKEATPKESEPPKLTDEETGVIQPSTEHTYSKVDQKGQEPTTDISKQDSFPVSLEQAVTDSTMTYKTLETVVTEPAALSEKSAAQEPFEEKVADKDSKVEAVGAVTSAELDMPFYEDKSGMSKYFETSALKEEVTKSIQPGSDYYELSDTRESAQESFDTVSPTYKNGDKGLPADRESQPSVPAQEAGYSTLAQSYPSELPEEPSSPQERMFTIDPKVYGEKRDLHSKNKDDLTLSRSLGLGGRSAIEQRSMSINLPMSCLDSIALGFNFGRGHDLSPLASDILTNTSGSMDEGDDYLPATTPAVDKAPCFPTESKEEKEQIEGEKAPGEESTQVETTCESPFLAKDYYKNGTVMAPDLPEMLDLAGTRSRLASVSADAEVARRKSVPSETVVEESSTGLPPVTDENHVIVKTDSQLEDLGYCVFNKYTVPLPSPVQDSENLSGESGSFYEGTDDKVRRDLATDLSLIEVKLAAAGRVKDEFSAEKDTSPHISGDKSGLGREPDQERKANDKLDTVLEKSEEHTDSKEHDKEMEEAGDKVETFELGVTLQELSAKELTVSKDASPLVAEKAEKVLSSVPEAAEVEPPKKAEPELDFAAKKADQGQLDVKISDFGQMASGLNVDAVKATELKLEATQDLTPSSAAPQEADAFMGVESGHVKEGTKVSETEVKEKVAKPDLVHQEAVDKEESYESSGEHESLTMESLKADEGKKETSPESSLIQDEIAIKLSVEIPCAPAVSEADLAPDEKADVQMEFIQPPKEETKETPDISVTPSDAAEPLPEAAGAEPAEAPSEEEEIEAQGEYDKLLFRSDTLQITDLGVPGVREEFVETCPGEHKGVIESVVTIEDDFITVVQTTTDEGESGSHSVRFAALEQPEVERRPSPRAEEELEVEEAAEAQAEPKEGSPEAPASPEREEVALSEYKTETYDDYKDETTIDDSIMDADSLWVDTQDDDRSIMTEQLETIPKEEKAEKEARRPSLEKHRKEKPFKTGRGRISTPERKIAKKEPSTVSRDEVRRKKAVYKKAELAKKTEVQAHSPSRKFILKPAIKYTRPTHLSCVKRKTTAGGESAQAPSVFKQAKDKVSDGVTKSPEKRSSLPRPSSILPPRRGVSGDRDENSFSLNSSISSSARRTTRSEPIRRAGKSGTSTPTTPGSTAITPGTPPSYSSRTPGTPGTPSYPRTPHTPGTPKSAILVPSEKKVAIIRTPPKSPATPKQLRLINQPLPDLKNVKSKIGSTDNIKYQPKGGQVRILNKKIDFSKVQSRCGSKDNIKHSAGGGNVQIVTKKIDLSHVTSKCGSLKNIRHRPGGGRVKIESVKLDFKEKAQAKVGSLDNAHHVPGGGNVKIDSQKLNFREHAKARVDHGAEIITQSPGRSSVASPRRLSNVSSSGSINLLESPQLATLAEDVTAALAKQGL
- the MAP2 gene encoding microtubule-associated protein 2 isoform X15, producing MADDRKDEAKAPHWTSAQLTEASAHPHPPEIKDQGGAGEGLVRSANGFPYREDEEGAFGEHESQGTYSDTKENGINGELTSADRETAEAKLSKEVSARIVQVVTAEAVAVLKGEQEKEAQHKDQPAALPLAAEETANLPPSPPPSPASEQTVAVEEEEEALESPMAEEEKPATLPGKECGAAKASDQHKGLSEGQVESSTEAQIVPEESAPAGAPQEESVKEVTEVSAEVKTPSSAREGLLTASKMEFPDQQELTPSPAEPLDKKEEESEKESKPGEDLKHAALVSQPETTETSPEKKDVQGTGEEQAPPTLFGHSLEASLEDMKQKTEPSLGVPDIGLPAEPPAAKEQKDWFIQMPVEAKKDEWGLVAPVSPGPLTPMKEKDVLEDIPKWEGKQFDSPMPSPFQGGSFTLPLGVVKNEVIAEASPFAPALLQLDDKKSLEETGILGTTKDSSKVEELQKDQPDKMTEAPASEAITSPKDAHISIVEECVPERVLEEKGAIKQESMQIKETPTLIGQEPTLTEKEPHLKLEEIPTVSDKEATPKESEPPKLTDEETGVIQPSTEHTYSKVDQKGQEPTTDISKQDSFPVSLEQAVTDSTMTYKTLETVVTEPAALSEKSAAQEPFEEKVADKDSKVEAVGAVTSAELDMPFYEDKSGMSKYFETSALKEEVTKSIQPGSDYYELSDTRESAQESFDTVSPTYKNGDKGLPADRESQPSVPAQEAGYSTLAQSYPSELPEEPSSPQERMFTIDPKVYGEKRDLHSKNKDDLTLSRSLGLGGRSAIEQRSMSINLPMSCLDSIALGFNFGRGHDLSPLASDILTNTSGSMDEGDDYLPATTPAVDKAPCFPTESKEEKEQIEGEKAPGEESTQVETTCESPFLAKDYYKNGTVMAPDLPEMLDLAGTRSRLASVSADAEVARRKSVPSETVVEESSTGLPPVTDENHVIVKTDSQLEDLGYCVFNKYTVPLPSPVQDSENLSGESGSFYEGTDDKVRRDLATDLSLIEVKLAAAGRVKDEFSAEKDTSPHISGDKSGLGREPDQERKANDKLDTVLEKSEEHTDSKEHDKEMEEAGDKVETFELGVTLQELSAKELTVSKDASPLVAEKAEKVLSSVPEAAEVEPPKKAEPELDFAAKKADQGQLDVKISDFGQMASGLNVDAVKATELKLEATQDLTPSSAAPQEADAFMGVESGHVKEGTKVSETEVKEKVAKPDLVHQEAVDKEESYESSGEHESLTMESLKADEGKKETSPESSLIQDEIAIKLSVEIPCAPAVSEADLAPDEKADVQMEFIQPPKEETKETPDISVTPSDAAEPLPEAAGAEPAEAPSEEEEIEAQGEYDKLLFRSDTLQITDLGVPGVREEFVETCPGEHKGVIESVVTIEDDFITVVQTTTDEGESGSHSVRFAALEQPEVERRPSPRAEEELEVEEAAEAQAEPKEGSPEAPASPEREEVALSEYKTETYDDYKDETTIDDSIMDADSLWVDTQDDDRSIMTEQLETIPKEEKAEKEARRPSLEKHRKEKPFKTGRGRISTPERKIAKKEPSTVSRDEVRRKKAVYKKAELAKKTEVQAHSPSRKFILKPAIKYTRPTHLSCVKRKTTAAGGESAQAPSVFKQAKDKVSDGVTKSPEKRSSLPRPSSILPPRRGVSGDRDENSFSLNSSISSSARRTTRSEPIRRAGKSGTSTPTTPGSTAITPGTPPSYSSRTPGTPGTPSYPRTPHTPGTPKSAILVPSEKKVAIIRTPPKSPATPKQLRLINQPLPDLKNVKSKIGSTDNIKYQPKGGQVQIVTKKIDLSHVTSKCGSLKNIRHRPGGGRVKIESVKLDFKEKAQAKVGSLDNAHHVPGGGNVKIDSQKLNFREHAKARVDHGAEIITQSPGRSSVASPRRLSNVSSSGSINLLESPQLATLAEDVTAALAKQGL